TTTCATAAATTAATTCCTAATAGCGAGCTGCATTTTATCGATAAATGTGGTCATGCTCCTATGATGGAAGTGCCGCAAGAGTTCAATAAAGTGCTGGAGACTTTTTTGGCAAGCCATAAAAAAGAATTACCCGTAGTTTAACATATTTTTCTTTTTAATACTTTAAACAGGAGAATTGCGTTACTATCTTAGCAGTAACATTCTTATTATGTTAACCACAGATTTCATAAACAACTCAATACCTCGCTTACACCCGAACGACTCGGTAAATAAGGCATTGCAGCTGATGAATGATTTTAGGGTAGAGCATTTACCTGTTGTTTCCAACGAAAAATATTTAGGATTGGTTAGTGAAAACAATTTGCTGGAAGCAGAAGATGAAACCATTACATTGGAAACTTTACAGGAAAGTTTTTTGCTACAGTATGTAAATGAGAACGAACATTTTCTTTCTGCAGTAAGTTTCTCCAATCAATTTGATACTTCTATTGTACCGGTCATTAACGAAGAAAAAGAATTGACCGGCGTTATTACTACGGCTAATCTTTTAAAGTTATTAGGTAATTTTTCAGGAGCGGATGCAATCGCCGGGATCATTGTGCTGCAAATGGAACGGCACCAGTTTGCTATTTCAGAGATCAGCCGTATTGTTGAAAGCAACGATGCTACCATATTGCACCTCAATACTGTTATCCACCCCGATACTGGCATACTAACGGTTACGCTTCAGTTAAATAAAAAGGAAGTAGCTTCTATTGTTAACACCTTTGAACGGTATGAATATAATATAGTCGGCTACTTCGGTAATGAAAAATTTGAGAACGACATTCACAGTAACTTCCGCCATCTAATGAATTACCTCGACATTTAATTTCTATTTCACGTAACTAAACAAAGAATACAAGTACACAAAGCAAACCTTTGTTACATTATGTTTCATTGTGAACTTTGTGAAATAAACATATTTTTACGTTAAGATTCAGTATTTTACATTACATGCGTATAGCAATTTACAGTCGCGGAATAGAAAATAATCAGCATAACGATATGGCGTTGTTGTTGAAAGAATTGAATTCATATAAAGCAGAGCCGGTTTTCTCGCAAGATTTCTTCAACCAGTTTTATTCTGCCATCAATATAAAAGGTAAATATTCCACTTTTACCTCTGCAGACGATTTGAATGAATCCATTGATTGCCTTATCAGCCTTGGTGGTGATGGCACTTTGCTGGATACTGTTACCATGGTTAAAGATAAAGGCATCCCTGTATTAGGCATTAACTATGGACGCTTGGGATTTTTAGCAAATATTGGTAAAGAGGAATTACATTCTGCCATCCAGTCGTTAGTTGAGAGAACATATGTTTTAGATAAAAGAACATTGATTCACCTGGATGGTGATATTCCATTGTTCAATGGAATGCCCTATGCACTGAACGAATTTACGCTTCAGAAAAAAGATTCATCATCAATGATAAAGATTCATACTTATTTGAATGGTGAATTTCTAAACACTTATTGGGCTGATGGATTGATTGTTGCCACACCAACCGGCTCTACAGGTTATTCCTTAAGCTGTAATGGCCCCGTTGTTTTTCCTGAAAGCAAAAGTTTTGTAATTACACCTATTGCACCCCATAACTTAAACATACGTCCCATCGTAATTCCTGACGATAATATTATTTCATTTGAAGTAGAAGGAAGAACAGACAGCTATATTTGTACATTGGATAGTCGCAGGCAGGTTGTTCCAAAAGAAGCGCAGTTAGCAGTTAAAAAAGAGAGCTTCGAAATAAACCTTATCCGCTTAAACGAAAATAATTTCCTCCAAACACTTCGCAACAAATTAATGTGGGGAGCAGATAAAAGAAATTAAAATGTTGCAGGCTTGTTAATCTCTTTTATAACATGGCAACAATATTGCTATACATACGTTTTTGAGCAACAATGCGTTATTTTTGCAACCATGAAAAAGAAAACCATTATCATCCTTTTCGCCGTTGTGGTAGGTTTTAATGCCCATGCACAATTTGGCGAATTTTTACAGGGTGAATTTGGTTTTACTGCGGGCGTGTCGAATTATTTTGGCGATCTAAACCCCAGCTCCTCCTTTAGCCATCCGAAACCTGCAGTTGGTATCTTTTACTTAAAGCAATTTAATAATTACCTCGGCATGCGGGTAAGTGCACATTATACCCAATTAGGATACAGCGATATCTATAATAATAACAGTTTTCAAAGATTAAGAAACTTAAGCTTCAATACCGATATCTGGGAGCTGGCAGTGCATGGCGATTTCAATTTTTTTAAATTCGTTCCTGGAGATGATAAATATTTTTTCACTCCTTTTATATCTATTGGTGCCGGCATTTTTACGTATGATCCTTATGCCTATGTACAAGGCCGCAAAGTTTATCTTCGTCCACTCGGTACCGAAGGACAAAATATTAATTATAAAGATGCAGAAGGAAATGTTCGCTCTCCTTATGGCTCAATGGCCTTTTGTTTCCCTGTTGGTATTGGCATAAAATATAATATCAGCAACCGAACTAATCTTTCTTTTCAAATAACACATCGCCTTACTAATACTGATTATATTGATGATGTAAGTACCACTTATGTTGGTGCGGATAAATTTCCTACCCTACCCAATGGTCAACCTTCGGATGCGGGCTTATTACAAGACCGCAGCTATAATTATGGCACTCCTATTGGTGTTGAAGGGCGTCAAAGAGGCTGGAGCAAGCAAAAAGATCAATATATTATTGCAGAAATAGGGCTTTCTTTTACTTTTAGCGATTATCGTTGTCCTTCGGCAGAATATTAATGGCTAACCCTTTATTGCAACTAAATTTCATTACTTTTGCCCGCCAGAGTCAGGTGTAAAAGCCTGACCTGCTAATTTTTAGACTTAATGAGTTTGAAAGATTCTATAAATAAAGATCTTCTGCCATCGCACATCGCAATTATTATGGATGGCAATGGACGCTGGGCAAAAGAAAAAGGTGAAGACAGGCTATTTGGACATTTCCATGGAGTTGAGAGTGTGCGGGCTAATGTAGAAGGTTGCGCAGAATTGGGTGTACAATATCTTACTTTATACGCATTTAGCACCGAAAATTGGGACAGACCTGAATATGAAGTAAAAGGACTAATGGAATTATTGGTAGATACCATCCGTAAAGAAGTACCTACGCTTAACAAAAACAATATTAAGCTGCATGTAATTGGCGATATCAGCATGTTGCCCGGCAATGCTCAAAATGAGTTAGCAGAAGCAATAAATGAAACAAGCGCCAATACCGGCTTGAACCTGATAATGGCATTGAGTTACAGCAGCAAATGGGAAATACAACAAGCACTTAAGCAAATTGTAACAGAGGCGGCAGATGGAAGATTGACACCAGGTGATGTAACCCAGGAAACATTTAAAAATTACCTGGCTACCAAAAATTTTCCTGATCCCGAACTGATGATAAGAACCAGTGGCGAACATAGAATTAGTAATTTTTTATTATATCAACTGGCTTATGCAGAATTGTATTTTACAGATGTTCGCTGGCCTGATTTCAGAAAAGAAAATTTATACGAGGCTATCATAGATTTTCAAAACAGGGAGCGTCGTTTTGGTAAAACCAGTGACCAGGTACAGGCACAATAGTGAAAACGTGAGAGGTGAAACGTGAGAAATGAATACGTCAACATTAACAGCTCACTGCTTACGATTCACCCTTAAAGTTTTAAGTCATTGATTCTAAAAAAGCTAAACAATTTTCATTTAACAATTCGTTTTCATAATTGCAAGTAATTTGCCGACCGTAAAAAAACAGTTAATGCACCGGATCTACCAGAGTTTTATATTTATTATCATAGCATTTGTAAGTAGTAAGGCAACAGCTCAGATAGATTCGATACCACCAGCCTCCGCTTCTGTTAACCCTGCCTTGGTACACATTTTCGAATCACGAGTTCCTAAAGAATATGTTATTTCTGACATTGTTGTAACAGGAACAAAGGCTTTTGATAAAAATCTTATCATTTCTATTTCAGGTTTACAAGTTGGCGATAAAGTACAGATACCTGGTACCGATGTCTTCAGCAAAGCCATCAATAAGCTGTGGAATCAGAATTTAATTGCAGATGTGCAATTGTATTTTACCAATTTAGTTGGTAATAATTTAAGCATTGAAATTGATATTACTGAGCGCCCACGTTTAACCTCGGTAAAATTTGTTGGAGTTAAAAAAGGAGAAGCTGAAGACCTAACTACAAAATCAGCATTAACAAAAGGCAGAGTAGTTACCGAAAATATGAAGCTGAATGCTTTAGAAGCGATCCATAAGTTTTATGTAGAAAAAGGATATGGTAATGTAAGTGTGGAATTAAAAGAAGAAATGGACTCTTTAGCTAATTCGGAAACAATGACCTTTTACGTTAATAAAGGAGGCAAAGTAAAAGTTAACTCTGTTAATATTTCAGGAAACCATACCATCAGCTCTATCAAGCTAAAGAAACAAATGAAGGGAACAAAAGTGATGAACCGCATTACGCTTTACCCTGAAAAAATCGTAAATCCTTTTGGAGACTCAACTCAACCATCAACTTCATTTAAAGACTACGTAAAGAACTTGGATTTCTTATCTCCTCCAAAAACAAAAGAGATATTGGATCCATATCTTCATTTAAAACTTTTCAGCTCTGCCAAATTCAGTCAGAAAAAGTATGATGAAGACAGAGATAAAATAGTTGATTATTATAACTCACAAGGTTACAGAGATGTATCTATTATCGATACTGCCTCTAACAGAAATAAACAAGGCAACCTTAATTTATTTATAAAAGTAAATGAGGGAGGTAAATATTACTTTGGCAATATCAGCTGGAAAGGAAATACAAAATATGCCGATTCATTATTGTCTCAGTTCTTAGGTATAAGAAAAGGTGATATCTATAATGCTGAATTATTAAATAAGCGTTTAGGTAAAGAATTAACAGCAGAAGGTGGCGATATCAGCAGCTTGTATATGGATGACGGATACCTGTTTTTCCGTATCGATCCTGTTGAAACGGCAGTTTATAATGATACAATTGATTTTGAAATAAGAATCCAGGAAGGACCACAGGCAACTATTGGTAAAGTAGATATATCAGGAAACGAAAAAACAAAAGAATATGTTATCCGCAGAGAACTAAGAACAGTTCCCGGAGAAAAATTCAGTCGTGCCGATATTATCCGTACACAAAGAGAGCTATCCCAATTAGGATTTTTTAACCCTGAAAAGATAACACCGAACGTAGTACCGAATGCAGATAATGGAACCGTAGATATTGGTTGGCAGGTAGAAGAGAAATCGAGTGATCAGCTAGAGCTTTCTGCAGGCTGGGGTGGTGGTATTGGGTTAACCGGTACACTGGGCGTAACCTTTAATAACTTTTCCATCAATAATATTTTCAAAAAATCTACCTGGGACCCTTTGCCTTCTGGTGATGGACAACGTTTAAGCGCCCGTGTTCAATCTAACGGTAAAGCATATAGCTCTTACAGCTTTTCGTTTACCGAACCATGGTTAGGCGGCAAAAGAAGAAATTCATTAACTGTAGCATTATCCAGCACAAAATATTCAAATGCTGTAGATCCTTATGGTAATTATTGTTCTGCCTGTGCCGATACTTCTTTTATCAGAACAATGGGTGTATCAGTTTCATTAGGCAAACAATTAAAATGGCCGGATGATTATTTCTCTTTGATTTATTCATTAGAATACCAACGGTATGATCTAAAAAATTATTCCGGAATATTTTCAGGACTTAGCAATGGCAACTCCAATAACATCAATTTCAAGGTAACATTAGCACGTAATGCCACATTAGGAAATCCTATTTTCCCAATAGGCGGGTCTAACTTTTTCTTAAGCGGACAGTTTACATTGCCTTATTCTTTATTAGGCTGGACAAAAACTACAGCCAATCAATACGCATGGCCTGAGTTTCATAAATGGCGTTTTAACGGCGAATATTATGTACCTATTGGCCGAGGGCACGGAGCAGATAAAAATCAGCAGTTGATATTAAAGTTTGCTGCCAAATATGGCTTTATAGGTAAATACAATAGCAAATTGCAAGTATCTCCATTTGAGCGTTTTCAATTGGGCGATGCTGGTTTAAGTAATAGTTTTGCATTATTGGGATATGATATCATTGCTCAAAGAGGGTATCCTGTTTACTCCTCTTCTGATCCAAAA
The Ferruginibacter albus DNA segment above includes these coding regions:
- a CDS encoding CBS domain-containing protein, with protein sequence MLTTDFINNSIPRLHPNDSVNKALQLMNDFRVEHLPVVSNEKYLGLVSENNLLEAEDETITLETLQESFLLQYVNENEHFLSAVSFSNQFDTSIVPVINEEKELTGVITTANLLKLLGNFSGADAIAGIIVLQMERHQFAISEISRIVESNDATILHLNTVIHPDTGILTVTLQLNKKEVASIVNTFERYEYNIVGYFGNEKFENDIHSNFRHLMNYLDI
- a CDS encoding NAD kinase, producing the protein MRIAIYSRGIENNQHNDMALLLKELNSYKAEPVFSQDFFNQFYSAINIKGKYSTFTSADDLNESIDCLISLGGDGTLLDTVTMVKDKGIPVLGINYGRLGFLANIGKEELHSAIQSLVERTYVLDKRTLIHLDGDIPLFNGMPYALNEFTLQKKDSSSMIKIHTYLNGEFLNTYWADGLIVATPTGSTGYSLSCNGPVVFPESKSFVITPIAPHNLNIRPIVIPDDNIISFEVEGRTDSYICTLDSRRQVVPKEAQLAVKKESFEINLIRLNENNFLQTLRNKLMWGADKRN
- the porG gene encoding type IX secretion system protein PorG, whose amino-acid sequence is MKKKTIIILFAVVVGFNAHAQFGEFLQGEFGFTAGVSNYFGDLNPSSSFSHPKPAVGIFYLKQFNNYLGMRVSAHYTQLGYSDIYNNNSFQRLRNLSFNTDIWELAVHGDFNFFKFVPGDDKYFFTPFISIGAGIFTYDPYAYVQGRKVYLRPLGTEGQNINYKDAEGNVRSPYGSMAFCFPVGIGIKYNISNRTNLSFQITHRLTNTDYIDDVSTTYVGADKFPTLPNGQPSDAGLLQDRSYNYGTPIGVEGRQRGWSKQKDQYIIAEIGLSFTFSDYRCPSAEY
- a CDS encoding isoprenyl transferase, with amino-acid sequence MSLKDSINKDLLPSHIAIIMDGNGRWAKEKGEDRLFGHFHGVESVRANVEGCAELGVQYLTLYAFSTENWDRPEYEVKGLMELLVDTIRKEVPTLNKNNIKLHVIGDISMLPGNAQNELAEAINETSANTGLNLIMALSYSSKWEIQQALKQIVTEAADGRLTPGDVTQETFKNYLATKNFPDPELMIRTSGEHRISNFLLYQLAYAELYFTDVRWPDFRKENLYEAIIDFQNRERRFGKTSDQVQAQ
- a CDS encoding BamA/OMP85 family outer membrane protein, which codes for MHRIYQSFIFIIIAFVSSKATAQIDSIPPASASVNPALVHIFESRVPKEYVISDIVVTGTKAFDKNLIISISGLQVGDKVQIPGTDVFSKAINKLWNQNLIADVQLYFTNLVGNNLSIEIDITERPRLTSVKFVGVKKGEAEDLTTKSALTKGRVVTENMKLNALEAIHKFYVEKGYGNVSVELKEEMDSLANSETMTFYVNKGGKVKVNSVNISGNHTISSIKLKKQMKGTKVMNRITLYPEKIVNPFGDSTQPSTSFKDYVKNLDFLSPPKTKEILDPYLHLKLFSSAKFSQKKYDEDRDKIVDYYNSQGYRDVSIIDTASNRNKQGNLNLFIKVNEGGKYYFGNISWKGNTKYADSLLSQFLGIRKGDIYNAELLNKRLGKELTAEGGDISSLYMDDGYLFFRIDPVETAVYNDTIDFEIRIQEGPQATIGKVDISGNEKTKEYVIRRELRTVPGEKFSRADIIRTQRELSQLGFFNPEKITPNVVPNADNGTVDIGWQVEEKSSDQLELSAGWGGGIGLTGTLGVTFNNFSINNIFKKSTWDPLPSGDGQRLSARVQSNGKAYSSYSFSFTEPWLGGKRRNSLTVALSSTKYSNAVDPYGNYCSACADTSFIRTMGVSVSLGKQLKWPDDYFSLIYSLEYQRYDLKNYSGIFSGLSNGNSNNINFKVTLARNATLGNPIFPIGGSNFFLSGQFTLPYSLLGWTKTTANQYAWPEFHKWRFNGEYYVPIGRGHGADKNQQLILKFAAKYGFIGKYNSKLQVSPFERFQLGDAGLSNSFALLGYDIIAQRGYPVYSSSDPKINPENVTPSQFFTIFNKYTMELRYPFSTSPTSTIYGLAFFEAANGWYDFKDYNPFKLRRSVGVGMRFFLPMFGLLGFDYGIGIDKIGPNVGFTDAAKFTFMLGQEPE